A segment of the Neisseria chenwenguii genome:
GGTCGGTCAGACCCCGAACGAGTATCCGCAGCGCGAGCAGATGGATTCCGCCCCAATCGGCACCGGGTTTGACGGCGGCGATAACGGCTTCGTTGGCGGCGAGTACGATTTCGTAAACGTCTTTCTGCGCAGCGCTGAAACGGCCGTTGACGGGGAAGGTGCGCGTGATGTCGCCGGCGTAAAAGCCGTATTCCGCGCCGGCGTCGATCAGCAGCAGATCGCCGTCGCGCAGCATGTCCTGATTGGCAACGTAATGCAGGCAGCAGGCATTTTTGCCGCCGGCAACAATGCTGTTGTACGACGGGAAACGCGCGCCGTGGCGCATAAATTCGTACAGGATTTCGGCTTCGATTTGCAGTTCGCCCACGCCGGCGCGGGTTTTCTGCATGGCGCGGATGTGCGCCAAGGCGCTGATTTCGCCCGCTTTTTTAATCAAACCGATTTCGTATTCGTCTTTCACCAGCCGCATCGGATCAAGCAGCGCGGCCAAATCGGCCAGGTTTTCAGGCGCATGGCTGTTGACCTGAATGCGCCGCCCTGCGCTCTGCTGCACGTTGTGCCACTTTTCCATAACCTCGCGGTCGCGCTCGGGATACAGCCCCCACAAGGCATACAGCGTTTTTTTGTTCAACAGCGCCTGACTCAGATAATGCGGCCAGCGGCTGTTGCTCTGCGCCTCGTCGAAGCCGAACGCTTCCTGCGCCGCTTCGGGGCCGTAGCGGAAACCGTTCCAGATTTCGTCCAGCTCGTCTTTGTCGCGGCAAAACAAAATACTTTTCTGCGTCGCACCGTCGAGGATCAAAACGGCCCCGGGTTCGCCGAAACCCGTCAGATAGTGGAAATAACTGTCTTGGCGGTAGGGAAACTCGGTGTCGTTGCTGCGCCGCTGCCCGGGCGCGGCAAAGAGGACGGCGATGCCGTCGCGGCCGATTTGCGACAAAACACGGTGGCGGCGTTCGATAAACGGGGTGGGATTCATAAACATTCCTTTGAGGCCGTCTGGAAAACGGCGCTGTAGACTGATCGGATAAAAGCCTGATTGGCTGTCGGTTTAAAACTGACTGTTTTCAGACGGCCTCATGCCCACTGCCCGCTTGGCGGCCTGCGCTTTTTTCGCCAGCCAGAGCGCGGTCAGACAGCCGCCCATGTCGGCCAGTCCGTCGCCGAACGAGCCTTCGCGCGTGGCGGTAAACGCGGCCTGCGCCAACTCGCTGCCGACGGCGTAAACCAGCGCAAACGCAATCAGGGCGTGGTAGGGAACGGTTTTATCCGCTTCGATAAACGTGCGCGCCAACAGCCAGATTTGGGCGAAAAACAGCGTGAAATGCGCGACTTTGTCGAAATTCGGAAACGGCGGTGCACCGCTGCCCGATTCGCGGAACAGCAGGGCATAAATGCCGGCGGCAAACCAAAGCAGCACCAATACGGTAAATTTGTTGCGCGGCATTTCAGGCCTCCTCGTCGAGCCAGGTTCGGCAGATTTGCGCCAGCCGCACAAACTTGCCGCCGCGCGCGTTCAGCAAATCGCGCCATTGCGCCACTTCTTCGCGGCTCGGGGCTTCGTCGAGGCTGCATTCGTAGAGCCAGAAATCCAGCGTTTCTTCGACGGTGCCGACGGCTTCGGTTTGGATGAGGTTGAGAAGTTCGGACATGGAAAATCCTTGAGATGAGGCCGTCTGAAAATTCAAACGATTGAGGCGTTGCTGCGGTTGTCGGGGGGATGAACCTGCTTTTCAGACGACCTGAAGCTTTGCAAAAAGCGGAAAATCCCGAGAAACGTTTGTAGGGACGGGTTTTACACCCGACCGAATGTTAACAATTCTGAAATATTAAACCTTTTCAGCAGTTTGAAAGTTTACGGGCAGGTGTAAAACCCACCCCTGCAAACAGGTGTTTCTTATTCTTGCAACGATTGCAACTTGATTAAGATGCTGAGCTGAAGGCCTACGGGCTGAGGCTTTGCAAAAATCCAAAAATATCATTTGAAGGTCGTCTGAAACACTCAATCCGTTATTCCCGCGCAAGTACGGAAACAATGTCGGTAAAATTTCAGACGGCCTTTGCGGTTTTTACAACGTTCTCAACTCGTTCGGCAGTTACAAAAAATTTCAGCAAATCATTTGCTGTGCAAAAACCGCGTCGCTTCTTCCCATTCGCCCGCCAAAAGTTGCGGCAGCCCTTGGATGGATTTGGCGACGGCGTCGTCAATCTGCTGGCGGTGTTCGGTGCTGGGTTTGCTTAAGACATAACCGATCACCAAGTTGCGGTCGCCGGGATGGTCGATACCCAAGCGCAAGCGGTAGAAATCCGGTGTACCCAAGCGGGCTTGGATGTCTTTGAGGCCGTTGTGGCCGCCGTTTCCGCCGCCGAGTTTGAATTTGATGCGCCCGCAGGGGATGTCCAATTCGTCGTGCACCACTAAAATTTCTTCGGGCTTGATTTTGTAAAACTGCGCCAGCGCGGCAACTGCCCGGCCGGAACGGTTCATAAACGTGGTCGGTTTGAGCAGCCAGACGTCGCCGCCGCTATGCGCCACGCGCGCGACTTCGCCGAAGAATTTTTTTTCTTCTTTAAATGTGGCTTTCCATTGCCAGGCCAGTTCGTCCAGCAGCCAGAAGCCGACGTTGTGGCGGGTTTGTGCGTATTCCTGACCGGGGTTGCCCAGTCCGACGATGATTTTGATTTTGTTTGACATGGTGTTCTCGTTGATGCCGTCTGTACTTCGACTTCGCTCAGCAGCCGTTAAAATATCAGACGGCCTTTGTTAATCTTGGCTGACGCGTTTGCGCCGCGCTTCTTTCGGGTCGATTAAAAGCGGACGGTAGATTTCGACGCGGTCGTGCGGCCACAAAACGGTGTCGTCTTTCACGGCTTTGCCGAAAATGCCCAGCGGCGCGGCGTGCAAATCGACTTCGGGAAACTTGCCGCACACGCCGCTTTGTAAAACGGCTTCGCGGGCGGTTGTTCCCGCTTTGACTTTCAGGCTTTGCAGAAACTGTTGTTCCGCCGTGCCATAGACGACTTCGATTTCAAGCATAGCGGCGGTCTGCCTCTTTGACGAACGCTTCGACCAGCGTGTTGGAAAGGTGGCTGAATACGGGCGAAATCAGCGCCGACAAAACCGCACTGGAAAAATCGTATTCAAGCCGGAATTCGATTTGGCACATATTGTCACCCAAGTCGATGAATTTCCATGTGCCGCGCAGGGTTTTAAACGGCCCTTCGAGCAGATCCATGCGGATTTCCCGGCCGGGAATGTTGTGGTTGTGGGTAGCAAACGACTGCTGCACGCGCATATAGTCCATAAACAGCCGTGCTTTCAGCTCGTTACCGCTGCGTTCGATAATTTCGGTTTTGCTGTACCAAGGCAGGAATTTCGGGTAATCCTCCACTTTATCGACCAGCTCGAACATCTGCGCGGCGCTGTGCAATACCAAAACGCTTTTTTCTACCGTTTTCATAATCGTGCCATCATCGGGAAAGCTGCATTATAAACGAATTTGCAAGGGTTTTTCAGACGGCTTGAGTGCCCGTAGCCGTCTGAAAAACTGTTTCGACACGGGAAAATATAGTGAATTAAAATAAAAAATCTACTTCGTTGGCTGCGGCTGAGCCTAAAGAGAACGATTCACCAAGGCGCTGAAGCGCCAAGTTCATCTGTCTCGTACTACCTAGACTGCCTGCGCCTTGCCGCCTTGTATCTTTTTTATTTCACTATACAAAACAAAACGGCAGCCGTTAAAGCTGCCGTTTTGTTTTATTTAAGCCCTGTTTTGGGGAGGAACTTCGGGATTGTTTTCCTGCGCGCCTGCTGTTAAAGCAGGCTCGGGCCGGGGCTGCTCCGCCGTTTCCGCAACCGGCTCTTCGCCTTCGGGGCGTAGGTTGTAGCTGTAATCCTTAGGCGGGCTGGGCTGTTTGCCTTCCATGATTTCCAAAACCTGATCGCGGTCGATGGTTTCCCACTCCATCAGGGCGCGGGTCATGGTTTCCATCTTGTCGCGGTTTTCGTTCAAGATTTTGTAGGCAACGGCGTATTGCTCGTCCAAAATGCGGCGGATTTCGGCATCCACTTCCTGCTGGGTTTTTTCCGAAATATGCTGCGAACGGGTCACGCTGCGGCCGAGGAAGACTTCGCCTTCGTTTTCCGCGTACACCATCACGCCCATTTTGTCGCTCATGCCGTAGCGCGTCACCATTTCGCGGGCGATTTGGGTGGCGCGCTCGAAGTCGTTGGAAGCGCCGGTGGAAACGCGGCCGACAAAGATGTCTTCGGCGATACGTCCACCGAACAGAATCGCAATCTGGCTCAGCATCTGGTCTTTATACATGCTTATGCGGTCGCGCTCGGGAAGCTGCCAAGTCAGGCCCAGCGCACGGCCGCGCGGCATGATGGTTACTTTGTGTACAGGATCAGTATGCTCCAGACTTTCAGCCACGATGGCATGGCCCGATTCATGGTAGGCGGTCGCACGTTTTTCGTCTTCGTGCATAACCATGCTGCGGCGCTCGGGACCCATGTAGATTTTGTCTTTCGCATCTTCAAAATCGCTTTGATCGACTTTGACTTTATTGCGACGACCGGCAAACAGCGCAGCTTCGTTTACCAAATTCGCCAAATCCGCGCCGGAAAAACCGGGCGTACCGCGCGCCAGCGAAACCAAATCGACGGAAGCGTCCAGTGGTACTTTTTTGGCGTGCACTTTCAAAATCTGCTCGCGGCCTCGGATGTCGGGCAGCGGTACCACAACCTGACGGTCGAAACGGCCGGGACGCTGCAACGCAGGGTCGAGTACGTCGGGACGGTTGGTGGCGGCAATCACAATCACGGTTTGATTGCTTTCAAAGCCGTCCATTTCCACCAAAAGCTGGTTCAAAGTCTGCTCGCGCTCGTCGTTGCCGCCGCCCAAGCCTGCGCCGCGCTGGCGGCCGACGGCGTCGATTTCATCGATAAAAATGATACAGGGCGCATTTTTCTTGGCCTGCTCAAACATATCGCGCACACGGCTGGCGCCTACGCCGACGAACATTTCTACAAAGTCGGAGCCGGAAATGCTGAAAAAAGGAACACCCGCTTCGCCGGCAATCGCTTTGGCCAGCAGGGTTTTACCCGTACCCGGGCTGCCCGCCAGCAAGATGCCGCGCGGCACGCGTCCGCCCAGGCTCTGATAGCGGTTGGGCGCTTTCAGGTAATCGACGATTTCCTGAACTTCCTCTTTAGCTTCGTCGCAGCCGGCCACATCGGCAAAAGTAACTTTGTTGGCATCCTGATCCAGCAGGCGGGCACGGCTTTTTCCGAATGAAAATGCGCCGCCTTTACCGCCGCCGTTCTGCATCCGCATAAAGTAAAACCATGCGCCAATCAGCAGCAACACGGGCAGCAGGCTGAAAAACAGGCTGGTCAGCATGCTCGGTTTTTCTTCCGGTGTCACTTTGACGCGGACTTTTTTGTCCAATAGGTTTTTCACCAAGTTGTCGTCTAACGGCGCGTTGGTAAAAAATGTGGTTTTGTCGGCACGTTCGCCTTTAATCAAATAGCCGTTTACCACCGAGCCTTCGATATTGACGCTGGCGATTTCGCCGTTGTTTACCTGACTGATAAACTGCGAATATTCAATCTGCTGCTTGCTTTCCTGCTTGCTGTTGATCGCATTGAACGCCGCCATCAGGCCGACGCCCAAAACCACCCAGAGCAGAATATTCTTAAAGGTATTCCCCACTGAACAGGCTCCATTAATTTAAGGGTAAACGAAAGGCAGAATTTTAAAACACGCTGCTGCGGTTGTCAGCGTTTATTTCTGCCCAATAAATAAATCTCACTGGAACGATTGCGCGAAGCATCAGGTTTGCGCGTCTGCACCGTTGCAAAAACATCCCGCATCGCCGCCATATATTCCTGATAACCCGCGCCCTGAAAAACCTTCACCAAAAAACTGCCGCCGCTTTTCAGATGGGAGGCTGCAAAATCCAACGCCAGCTCGCAGAGGTAGAAACTGCGCGCCTGATCGGTTACGGCGTTACCCGACATATTGGGTGCCATATCGCAGATTACAAGGTCTAGCGGACGGCCGTCGAGTAAAGATTCAAATTCCGCCAAAACCGACTCCTCGCGGAAGTCGCCCTGAATAAAAGACACACCCGCAATGTCGTCCATCGGCAGAATATCGAGCGCAAATACCCGACCGTTTTCCCCGACCAGTTTCGCAGCCACCTGCGACCAACTTCCCGGGGCGCTGCCCAAATCGGCCAACACCGTACCCGGCTTGATTAGCTTGTCTTTCTCATTGATTTCCAACAACTTATACGCCGCACGGGCGCGATAGCCGTCTTTCTGCGCCTTGTGTACATAATGGTCGTTGACGTGCTCGCTGAGCCACGCCTTGGAAGATTTGGAACGCACAGCCATAGCGGTTTCCACAAAAATAAAACGACTGCCATTGTACGCGATTTTTCCCCGAGCCTGCGCCAAATCGCGTACAATGCGCGGATTATTATTTCCTATCAAGCAGTAACGAAATGACCGATGAAAAACTTTCCACCAAAGAAATCCTCGAGCTCAAAGCCCGCGCCCACCACCTCAACCCCGTCGTGATGGTCGGCCAACACGGCCTGACCGACTCCGTCATTAAAGAAACCGACGCCGCCCTCACCGCCCACGAGCTGATCAAAGTGCGCGTATTCGGCGACGACCGCGCCGAGCGTATCGAAATTGCCAATGCGCTTTGCGAAGCCGTCGATGCGCAGTTGGTGCAGCATATCGGCAAACTCTTGGTTTTGTGGCGCAAGAATCTGGAAGACTGATTCCACTGCCCGAAATTTGCAAAAGGCCGTCTGAAAACTTCGAATACGTTTGTGTAACCGGATTTTTCAGACGGCCTCCTATTTTCTCTGTATCCAACCCGATTTTTCAGTCTGTACAATCGCCCTTTGCAGGCGTATCCTTGCGGTTGATGAAATACATTCATCAAATCCGAATCTTTCAAAAAGGCCGTCTGAAAGCCTTTATCCACTAAAGGAACCCTGCCATGACCGATTTTACCGTTTGGGAAAGCGCCCCTTTCGGCGCCACCATCGACCACATTCTGCAACGCTACCACAACGTCCACCGCGCCCAGCTTGAAGAGTTGGTGCCGCTGGCGAAGAAAGTGGCCGAAGTTCACGCCGATACGTTTCCTGCCGAAGTGGCCGACATTCTGGCCTATATGCAGGAAGAGCTTTTGATGCACATGATGAAGGAAGAGCGGATGCTGTTTCCTATGATTAATCAGGGCGTCGGACGCAGTGCGGCCATGCCTATCAGCGTGATGATGCACGAACACGAAGAACACGACAAAGCCATCGCCCGTCTGAAAGAGCTGACCGACAATTTCAAAATCCCTGAAAACGCCTGCGGCAGCTGGACCCGACTCTACCGTCTTTCCGAAGAGCTGGTCAATGACTTAACCGACCATATCCATTTGGAAAACGAAGTGTTCTTCCCGCGCGTTTTAGCATCCTAAAAAACAAAACCGTAATGTAAGAAAAGAAAAGGCCGTCTGAAAATCAAATTCAGTTTTCAGACGGCCTCTGCTGTTTCAACAGGTTTTACACTCAGGCAGCTTGCCGTGGATGTCGAATCCGGGCTGTTTGACCTTGAGGAGGAATGTCACCACAAAGGCAAACAGATACAGCACGGCATAAGCAAAAACCACGCCTTTAAAGCTGTAACCCGGCAGCAGTATATCGGCAATTTTCGGTGCAAGCGCATTGGAAAGGCTGGCAGAAAGGTTGTACACGGAAATTGCTGCGCCCTGACATTTTAGGTTCAAGCGTGGTAAAAACCGCCGTCATCGGCACAAACGCCGCGGCAAACCAGCCCAGCAGAATGGCGGGAATCCAAGCCATGTAATATTCGGCCGAACCGACTTCCGCGCCACCGGCAGGGGCGATTGTGTTGTACCACTGCGGCATGTAGTAGAAAATCAGCGTCGAAAGCGCCATGCCGATACAGCCAAACCAGCGAACGACGCGGATCCAACCGAGTTTTTCGCCGACAATCCCCCAAAATACGTTTGAAATCAGCGTAGTGACGGAAAATACCGCCCAGATATCCAACCACTGCGCGGTTGAAAAGCCCAGTTCTTTGGTAAACATCATCGGCATAATTACGGCAAAGCCGAACAGCGACAAAGTGTTGATGATGCGCACCCAACTTGAAAACAGGATATTGCGGTTACTGACCAGCAGGGTCACGGCATTGGTCAGCTCGGCGAATTTCTGTTTCACCGGCAGGCCGTGCAGATGTGATTCGGAATTGACTTTGCGCAGTTTGAACACGGCAATCAGGCCGCAGGCCGCGCAGAAGCCCAGCGCCATCCATAATACATCCATTTCGTCGGTGAGTTTTTCTTTAAAAACAATACTCGGGATTTTGCTGCCGAATACGCCGATACCCAGTGAATAAGTCTCCAAAACCATCCCATCGACGGGCTGATCTGCGATCCTTTAACGTTTTGCACAATCATCACGATAAAAGAATACAGAAACAGCAGATAAGCAAAGCTGCGGATGCCGTAAAACACTTTAATCAGTGTGTAGTTTATGGCGGCAGCTAAACCGTACACCCCAAAGCGGCAGTGTGCCGCTGTTTTCGCTGCCCTTAACCAGCGCAGGCATATTGGCGCGGCTCAAACCGGTTGCCGCCAATACTTCGTCCGACCAATCGTGTTGTTAAAACAATGGGTAAGAGATAATTTGGCCTAGTTATCTAGGACAGCCCCAAGAAAAAGCAGGCCGTCTGAAACTGAATTTCAGACGGCCTGCTTCATCAAACGCCCTACCCTACCCGCAGTTTTCTACCGCCGCCACTTCCAAATGCGCATCGTGAAACGCGTTCAGCGTGCTTCTATGGCCGATGCTGACGATGACGCTTTGCGGCAGGGTGTGGCGGACGGTTTGGTAGAGCTGCGCTTCGGTAGCTTCGTCTAGCGCGGCGGTGGCTTCGTCTAGCAGGATGATTTTCGGGCGGGTCAGGAGGATGCGGACGAAGGCGATGCGCTGGAGCTCGCCCGGAGAGAGACGGTGCTGCCAGTCGTCGGTCTTATCCAGATTTTCAATCAAATGACCCAAACGGCATTGCTGCATGGAGGTTTCGAGCGCGGCGGTGTCGGCGCTGATGCCGGGATAGCAGACGGCCTCGCGCAGGCTGCCCTGCGGGGTGTAAGGGCGTTGCGGAACAAACATCACGGCGCTGTTGTCGGGTTTGGCGACAAAGCCGGTCGCGCCAAACGGCCACAAGCCGGCGAGCGCGCGCAACAGCGAGGTTTTGCCGCAGCCGCTGGGGCCTTTGATCAGCAGCGAGCCGCCGCTTCCGATCTCGGCATTGATGCCGGAAAGCAGAACATCGCCGTTACTGCGGTAGAGGGTCAGGTTTTCCAGCCTGAGGCCGTCTGAAACGGTTTCGGTTTGCGGCGTTTGTGCGGCGTGTTGGGATTCGGTGCTCAATAAAAAGCCGTGCAGACGGTCGAGGCGGGCGCGGTAAGCGGTGAAGTCTTCGTAAAAAAGGCGGAAAAACGACAGCGCTTTTTGCAGACGGGCAAAGGATTGTACGGTCTGCTGGATGTCGCCGATTTTAATCTGCCCTGCAAACAGGCGCGGCGCCTGCAAAATGATGGGCAGAAGCTGGACGCCGCTGCTGAACATATCGTTAAATCCGCTCAGGCCGACGCTTTGGCGGGCGATGCGCCAGCGGTTTTTGATGATGGCGGCGAAACGGCTGCCGAGCGCCTGCTGTTCGCGCGCCTCGCCACTGTAAAACGCCACGCTTTCAGCATGATCGCGTACCCGAATCAGGGCATAACGGTAGTCGCCGTTGAGTTTTTCATTTTCGTAGTTGTAGCGGATCAGCGGATTACCGATCCACATGGCGATAAATGTTGCCAAAATCACGAAAATAAACACAAACCAGACGATTCCGCGCGGAATATCGTAGCCGAACACGGTCAGAATGCCCGCCAGCCCCCACAATACGAAGGCGAATTCCAGTGAGGAAACGACGGAATTGAGCATGCCGCGGATAAATTCGATGGTCGATTTGATGAAATCCTGCGCATCCTGCTGGATACGCTGGTCGATGTTGTCGGGCGCGTGGCGGCGCATTTGCAGGCGGTAATAATTTTTGCCGGACAGCCAGCGCGATACCAAAACGGCGTTGAGTTTTTCCGACCATTTAATCGCCAGACTTTGGTCGAGAAAATCGTTAATCACGCCGTTAAACGTACGCATCAGCACTACGCCGGCGTTCATTGCGGCAAACACCCAAAAGGCATTGACGTCCATGTCCTGCATCGAGCTGTAAAGCCCGTTGGACATAAACGTGCTCAAGACGTTGAGGCGGATTTCGGTCAGCAGCAGAATCATCATCAAAACGACGACGGCGAAGATTTTCAGGCTGTTTTCGGCGTTCAGGCAAAGCCGCAGAATATAGCGGAACTCTTTGCCGAAGCGGGTTTTGGCGGCGAAAAACAGAATCACCGCCGAAGCGGCCAAAACCGCCGCCGATGTTTTCAGCAGCCAAAGCGGCGTGCCGTAAAGCTCGATTTGCCATTTTTCCATGATGGTGTTTTTTAAATCCGGAAGGCTGTCTGAAAAACGGAATTTGATGCGCAAACGGATTTTTGTCGGAATCTGTTTTCAGACGGCATGAAATTGCTTAAATGAAAGTTTTAAAAGTTATTTTCGCTTAAACTTTTGTATTTGTTTTTAAAATTCAAAAGATGCGAACAATTATTTTTTAAAACAATAGAAAAGTGTAATGGTATCAAATATAATCCGCCTTCAAAATCGTTTTACGCTTTTTTATCCGAATAAGTTGATGCAAACTGTTGAATAGAGAAGGTTTATATGAAAAACAAATTAGCCCTTATGCCGCTGCTGATTGTCAGCGCATTTGCCTACGCCGCAGACGAACAGGCTGCGCCGCAGGCCGATTCCGCCGCCGCGCCCGAACAGACCGAGTTGCAGCAGGTCAACGTCCGCGCCGATGCGAACAGAGTGCGTGCGGCCAAGTCTTATTCCATCGCCAGCGACGGCGATTTGCGCGACCGTGTGAATTTAGGTTTATTAGGCAAAGCCAACGCGTTTACTGCTCCGATCACGGTTGTTAATTATGACGAAAAGGTGATTAACAACACTGAAGCGCGCACTTTGGTTGACACCATCGCCAAAAAAGATGCGTCCACATGGCAGTTCGGCGGCGAGAGCAATACGCTGACCGGCCTGTATTTCCGCGGTTATCAATTGGATTCGCGCCAGTTCAGCGTCAACGGCTTGGCCGGAATGTACGGTACACAGGGCACATCAAGCGTTCAGGTCGGTGCGGCGCAACTGATTAAAGGCGCATCGACTACTGTAAACGGCATGGATCCCGAAGGGGCGGTTTCAGGTGCGGTCAACATCGAAACCAAAAAAGCATTGGACGAAGGCAACGGCAAAGTCGGTTTGGGCTGGTTCAGCAACAACCGCGCACAAGGCACGGCCGATGTGTGGCAGCGTTTCGGCGCCGACAAACAGTTCGGTATCCGTGCCAACGGCAAACTGCGCCACGGCGATACGCCGCGCCACGGTTACAGCGAAGACAACAAAGAGTTTGCATTGAATACGGATTATCGCGGCGAGAAACTGCGCGTGCAGTTCGATTCGGTTTACGCCAAACGCAAAACCCAAGGCGGCCGCGCCCGTATCCAAGATATTCAGAACGCCGGCGCCCGCCTGTTTGACGCGCCGAACGGCAAGACCAACCTGCTGCCCTCTTGGAACTGGCAGAACACGCGCGGCCAGACCAATATGCTTACCTTTGAGTGGGATGCGTTTGAAAATGCGCAGATTACCGGCGGTATCGGCTACAACAACGCCCGTTATTACGGCACGCTGATTTCGCCGACTGCGCGCCCGAATACCGACGGATTGGTTTACAACACCGGCACGGCGCGCCTGACCGACCAGTATTTCCGCACTCTGAGCATGAACCTGACGGCACGCGGCGCATTTGAAACCGGCCCGCTCAGCCACAACTGGAGCGCCGCGTTCGACCGTATCAACCGCAAGCGTACAACTTACAGGGGAGCCTCCGCCAGCACGGGCAGCCGCCAAATCGACACCACCCGCGATATTGCGGAACAACTGGCCAAGATGAATTCCAATTACAGCCGCGATTGGGATCCGACTCCGACCGTCGATAACGTCATCAAGGTAAACAGTCTGGCTTTGTCCGATACTTTGGGTTTTGCCGACAATAAATACCGCCTGACCTTGGGCGGACGCTTCCAAGCTGTTGACCAAAAAAACAAACGGAACCGTACAGATGCCGATGCAAGCCGTTTCAGCCCGATGTTTATGGCGGCATGGGTGCCGCAGCCCGATTTGGTGGTTTACGGCAACTATATGGAAGATTTGGAACCGGGCGCGGTCAATACCGACTCCGTCACTGATGAAACCACAATGGCCGATCCGCGTGTCAGCCGCCAGTTTGAAATCGGTGTGCGTAAAAACTGGGGCAACTTCGTTACTACTCTGAACGCTTTCCAAATTACCCGCCCGGGCTATTGGCGCGGAACAACTTCGTCGGGTACGGATTTTGCCCGTTCGGGTGCGAAAAGCGGCGAAGAACAGGGCAAGGAGCGCAACCGCGGTATCGAGTTCAATACCTATGCCAATCTGTTGAACAACACCCTGCGTCCGTCATTCG
Coding sequences within it:
- the dnrN gene encoding iron-sulfur cluster repair protein DnrN, which gives rise to MTDFTVWESAPFGATIDHILQRYHNVHRAQLEELVPLAKKVAEVHADTFPAEVADILAYMQEELLMHMMKEERMLFPMINQGVGRSAAMPISVMMHEHEEHDKAIARLKELTDNFKIPENACGSWTRLYRLSEELVNDLTDHIHLENEVFFPRVLAS
- the rlmE gene encoding 23S rRNA (uridine(2552)-2'-O)-methyltransferase RlmE; amino-acid sequence: MAVRSKSSKAWLSEHVNDHYVHKAQKDGYRARAAYKLLEINEKDKLIKPGTVLADLGSAPGSWSQVAAKLVGENGRVFALDILPMDDIAGVSFIQGDFREESVLAEFESLLDGRPLDLVICDMAPNMSGNAVTDQARSFYLCELALDFAASHLKSGGSFLVKVFQGAGYQEYMAAMRDVFATVQTRKPDASRNRSSEIYLLGRNKR
- a CDS encoding type II toxin-antitoxin system RatA family toxin; the encoded protein is MKTVEKSVLVLHSAAQMFELVDKVEDYPKFLPWYSKTEIIERSGNELKARLFMDYMRVQQSFATHNHNIPGREIRMDLLEGPFKTLRGTWKFIDLGDNMCQIEFRLEYDFSSAVLSALISPVFSHLSNTLVEAFVKEADRRYA
- the yhbY gene encoding ribosome assembly RNA-binding protein YhbY, with the translated sequence MTDEKLSTKEILELKARAHHLNPVVMVGQHGLTDSVIKETDAALTAHELIKVRVFGDDRAERIEIANALCEAVDAQLVQHIGKLLVLWRKNLED
- the ftsH gene encoding ATP-dependent zinc metalloprotease FtsH, which translates into the protein MGNTFKNILLWVVLGVGLMAAFNAINSKQESKQQIEYSQFISQVNNGEIASVNIEGSVVNGYLIKGERADKTTFFTNAPLDDNLVKNLLDKKVRVKVTPEEKPSMLTSLFFSLLPVLLLIGAWFYFMRMQNGGGKGGAFSFGKSRARLLDQDANKVTFADVAGCDEAKEEVQEIVDYLKAPNRYQSLGGRVPRGILLAGSPGTGKTLLAKAIAGEAGVPFFSISGSDFVEMFVGVGASRVRDMFEQAKKNAPCIIFIDEIDAVGRQRGAGLGGGNDEREQTLNQLLVEMDGFESNQTVIVIAATNRPDVLDPALQRPGRFDRQVVVPLPDIRGREQILKVHAKKVPLDASVDLVSLARGTPGFSGADLANLVNEAALFAGRRNKVKVDQSDFEDAKDKIYMGPERRSMVMHEDEKRATAYHESGHAIVAESLEHTDPVHKVTIMPRGRALGLTWQLPERDRISMYKDQMLSQIAILFGGRIAEDIFVGRVSTGASNDFERATQIAREMVTRYGMSDKMGVMVYAENEGEVFLGRSVTRSQHISEKTQQEVDAEIRRILDEQYAVAYKILNENRDKMETMTRALMEWETIDRDQVLEIMEGKQPSPPKDYSYNLRPEGEEPVAETAEQPRPEPALTAGAQENNPEVPPQNRA
- a CDS encoding aminopeptidase P N-terminal domain-containing protein, translated to MNPTPFIERRHRVLSQIGRDGIAVLFAAPGQRRSNDTEFPYRQDSYFHYLTGFGEPGAVLILDGATQKSILFCRDKDELDEIWNGFRYGPEAAQEAFGFDEAQSNSRWPHYLSQALLNKKTLYALWGLYPERDREVMEKWHNVQQSAGRRIQVNSHAPENLADLAALLDPMRLVKDEYEIGLIKKAGEISALAHIRAMQKTRAGVGELQIEAEILYEFMRHGARFPSYNSIVAGGKNACCLHYVANQDMLRDGDLLLIDAGAEYGFYAGDITRTFPVNGRFSAAQKDVYEIVLAANEAVIAAVKPGADWGGIHLLALRILVRGLTDLGLLQGTVDGNIESQAYQRFYMHGLGHWIGLDVHDVGKRWQNGKPLLLQPGMCTTVEPGLYIAAADDIPEAFRNIGIRIEDNILVTADGCENYTALAPKKVADIEDVMHG
- a CDS encoding MFS transporter, yielding METYSLGIGVFGSKIPSIVFKEKLTDEMDVLWMALGFCAACGLIAVFKLRKVNSESHLHGLPVKQKFAELTNAVTLLVSNRNILFSSWVRIINTLSLFGFAVIMPMMFTKELGFSTAQWLDIWAVFSVTTLISNVFWGIVGEKLGWIRVVRWFGCIGMALSTLIFYYMPQWYNTIAPAGGAEVGSAEYYMAWIPAILLGWFAAAFVPMTAVFTTLEPKMSGRSNFRVQPFCQPFQCACTENCRYTAAGLQL
- a CDS encoding RnfH family protein produces the protein MLEIEVVYGTAEQQFLQSLKVKAGTTAREAVLQSGVCGKFPEVDLHAAPLGIFGKAVKDDTVLWPHDRVEIYRPLLIDPKEARRKRVSQD
- the pth gene encoding aminoacyl-tRNA hydrolase; the encoded protein is MSNKIKIIVGLGNPGQEYAQTRHNVGFWLLDELAWQWKATFKEEKKFFGEVARVAHSGGDVWLLKPTTFMNRSGRAVAALAQFYKIKPEEILVVHDELDIPCGRIKFKLGGGNGGHNGLKDIQARLGTPDFYRLRLGIDHPGDRNLVIGYVLSKPSTEHRQQIDDAVAKSIQGLPQLLAGEWEEATRFLHSK
- a CDS encoding dioxygenase — encoded protein: MSELLNLIQTEAVGTVEETLDFWLYECSLDEAPSREEVAQWRDLLNARGGKFVRLAQICRTWLDEEA
- a CDS encoding VanZ family protein encodes the protein MPRNKFTVLVLLWFAAGIYALLFRESGSGAPPFPNFDKVAHFTLFFAQIWLLARTFIEADKTVPYHALIAFALVYAVGSELAQAAFTATREGSFGDGLADMGGCLTALWLAKKAQAAKRAVGMRPSENSQF